One stretch of Oncorhynchus tshawytscha isolate Ot180627B linkage group LG19, Otsh_v2.0, whole genome shotgun sequence DNA includes these proteins:
- the commd9 gene encoding COMM domain-containing protein 9 isoform X1, with protein sequence MSTHYHEWEKAPSKDAVRQLCADSFPSGAPESWRLAESTAGTLSVSAIEAKELIAALHTLSHHILFHNLTAPEQILVLFPKSFHPSLKILITKIMLEHSPTWRNEALSNQISLPHLVEMDWRVDMKTASDSVSRMAVPTCLVHMKVEDSSCLRGSGTLSSVTVELSKETLDTMLDGLGRIRDQLSVVAGK encoded by the exons ATGTCGACTCACTACCATGAATGGGAGAAGGCTCCATCGAAGGATGCGGTGCGGCAGCTATGTGCTGACAGTTTCCCTTCTGGAGCCCCTGAGTCATGGCGACTCGCGGAAAGTACAGCAGGGACCCTGTCTGTATCTGCCATCGAGGCAAAGGAG CTTATTGCAGCCCTGCACACCCTTTCTCACCACATCCTGTTCCATAACCTGACAGCGCCCGAGCAGATCCTTGTACTATTCCCCAAGTCATTCCACCCCAGCCTTAAGATCCTCATTACCAAGATTATGCTTGAGCACAG cccCACATGGAGAAATGAGGCTCTGTCTAATCAAA TTTCGCTGCCCCATCTAGTGGAGATGGACTGGAGAGTCGACATGAAGACTGCATCTGACTCCGTCAGTCGCATGGCTGTGCCCACCTGCCTGGTGCACATGAAG GTGGAGGACTCCAGCTGTCTAAGGGGCAGTGGCACTCTTTCATCGGTCACGGTGGAGTTGAGCAAGGAAACTCTGGACACCATGCTGGACGGCCTGGGCCGGATCCGTGACCAATTGTCAGTGGTGGCCGGAAAATGA
- the commd9 gene encoding COMM domain-containing protein 9 isoform X2 translates to MAAISDEHFSSLQILLKAPSKDAVRQLCADSFPSGAPESWRLAESTAGTLSVSAIEAKELIAALHTLSHHILFHNLTAPEQILVLFPKSFHPSLKILITKIMLEHSPTWRNEALSNQISLPHLVEMDWRVDMKTASDSVSRMAVPTCLVHMKVEDSSCLRGSGTLSSVTVELSKETLDTMLDGLGRIRDQLSVVAGK, encoded by the exons ATGGCTGCCATTTCAGATGAACATTTTTCTTCCTTGCAAATTCTTTTAAAG GCTCCATCGAAGGATGCGGTGCGGCAGCTATGTGCTGACAGTTTCCCTTCTGGAGCCCCTGAGTCATGGCGACTCGCGGAAAGTACAGCAGGGACCCTGTCTGTATCTGCCATCGAGGCAAAGGAG CTTATTGCAGCCCTGCACACCCTTTCTCACCACATCCTGTTCCATAACCTGACAGCGCCCGAGCAGATCCTTGTACTATTCCCCAAGTCATTCCACCCCAGCCTTAAGATCCTCATTACCAAGATTATGCTTGAGCACAG cccCACATGGAGAAATGAGGCTCTGTCTAATCAAA TTTCGCTGCCCCATCTAGTGGAGATGGACTGGAGAGTCGACATGAAGACTGCATCTGACTCCGTCAGTCGCATGGCTGTGCCCACCTGCCTGGTGCACATGAAG GTGGAGGACTCCAGCTGTCTAAGGGGCAGTGGCACTCTTTCATCGGTCACGGTGGAGTTGAGCAAGGAAACTCTGGACACCATGCTGGACGGCCTGGGCCGGATCCGTGACCAATTGTCAGTGGTGGCCGGAAAATGA